The Desulfobacterales bacterium DNA segment TGGGTAAAAATATTGTTCACATCGGCCCCAGCGGCGACGGTCAGACCTGTAAAGTGGCCAATCAGATCGTGGTGGCTTTGACCATTGAGGCCGTGGGTGAAGCGCTGCTCCTGGCGGCTAAAGCCGGGGCCGACCCGGCCAAAGTAAGGGAAGCGCTTTTAGGGGGGTTTGCCCAAAGCCGCATCCTTGACCTGCATGGTCAGCGTATGATCGCGCGCACGTTTAAACCGGGATTCAGGATCCGTTTGCACCAGAAAGATTTAAACCTGGCGCTGCAGACGGCACGAAGCCTGGGACTGAGCCTGCCGAATACCGCCACGGCCCAGGAGCTGTTTAATGCCGTGGCTGCGCAGGAGAAGGGCGCAGACTTGGATCATTCCGCCATGGTGCTGGCGCTGGAAAAGCTTGCCAACTATGCGGTTGACGGTTCGAAGTGACTGGATCTGTAACTTTTTAAAATTTTCGGGTTCTATATATCAATAAACAGTGACAAGGAGCGTTCCAATACCGATATATGAATATCAGTGTGGATCCTGTCAGCATTCTTTTGAAAAAAGGAGTCTGCGATGATGACGATAGATCGTTTGGTAATGATGGTTGCGGGTATCTTTATACTGATCAGCTTACTGCTGTCTCTAATTCACAGCCATAACTGGCTGTGGTTTACGGCGTTTGTCGGCGCAAATCTGATTCAGGCGTCTATTACCGGGTTTTGTCCGATGGCCAAAATTTTAAAGGCGCTGGGCGTAAAAACCGGTACAGCTTTCAACTAAAATTTGAGACCTTTGCAAAACGCCCTCATTTCCTCAATTTCGGAGCCTTCCTTGTGGAATGCAAAACCTACTATTCCAAAGGGTAAAACTCAAATTTTAATCCTATTTGGCAATATCAAAGGTTTTCCGATTGTTAAACTCTGCCT contains these protein-coding regions:
- a CDS encoding DUF2892 domain-containing protein; translation: MMTIDRLVMMVAGIFILISLLLSLIHSHNWLWFTAFVGANLIQASITGFCPMAKILKALGVKTGTAFN